A stretch of the Danio rerio strain Tuebingen ecotype United States chromosome 18, GRCz12tu, whole genome shotgun sequence genome encodes the following:
- the LOC141378747 gene encoding E3 SUMO-protein ligase ZBED1-like, protein MVKRFLEQQPAICATLLSPEVRKGEADMCTLTETDVTNAEDAVKALKPMKNVTKLMSEEHNPTVSLIAPLNAQLIQNMSYSPRDSHMIHEIKNAIKADLLKRYNSESEKRILHTASALDPRFKGLPFLKEEERLEVYKTLTEEAASGETEGTPGRTEEDETPEIAETLMGDTTSPTP, encoded by the exons ATGGTCAAGCGCTTCTTGGAACAGCAACCTGCGATTTGTGCAACTTTGTTGTCACCAGAAGTTAGAAAAGGAGAAGCAGATATGTGCACTCtcacagaaacagatgtgacaaACGCAGAGGATGCTGTGAAGGCACTAAAACCAATGAAGAATGTGACAAAACTGATGTCAGAAGAGCACAATCCGACAGTGTCTCTCATTGCTCCTCTAAATGCACAACTCATCCAGAATATGTCGTACAGTCCTAGGGACTCGCACATGATCCATGAGATCAAAAATGCCATTAAAGCAGATCTCTTGAAAAGGTACAATAGCGAATCAGAGAAGAGGATTCTTCACACAGCCTCTGCATTGGACCCCAGATTTAAGGGACTGCCTTTTCTCAAAGAGGAGGAGAGATTGGAAGTGTACAAAACACTGACAGAGGAGGCTGCATCTGGGGAG ACTGAGGGCACACCTGGAAGGACAGAAGAGGATGAAACACCTGAAATAGCAGAAACTTTAATGGGGGACACCACCTCTCCTACCCCTTAA